TTTTAGTAAACATAATTGAAATTGCTATATAAAGTTTTCTAACTTTCAAAAGATATCTTGTTAAACTATAGTATTTTCAACGATTAAATTTAACTAGCACAATAGGTTAATTAAATAAATAGACTTTATTAGACAATTGTATGATAATATATAAGTAATGACCTCTATTGTTGAAATATAATCATTGCTTATATATTATTTAAAATATTTACCGTATGGCTTAAAGTGTTTCATCTCTTCGATTACTTCATCTAAAGTATTTTCACTTTTTTTAACATCATCACCAACAAGTTTAGATAAGGAATTAAATATAAATTCTCCTATTCTATCCATTGCAAAGCTATCTAAAGTCTCTCCATCCATACTTTCTAATACAATAATTATTAATTTTCCTGTACTTATTTGCTACGCGTAAGTTTAAAAGGTTTTATTAGTAAGATGTATGAGATTGTACAAATAGTATCATACATTTTATAAAACATTTATCTATTTTAACAACTCAACCAATTTAAACTAATACATCTACATTAGTTATCCAGAGTAAATTAAAAAAAATATCAGAAAAACTTCATTTGAACATATTATATATGTATAGTATGTATAAACTAAAAAAGCTCTTTTATAAATATTAATGTAATTATACAAAATATAGCTAAATCTATTATAAAATATAATTTGAGTTTTTTTGTATTCCTATATTCCTTAAAATGTCTTGGTATTCTCTGAGCAACTTGTATATATGTACCTATAAGTATATATACAATGTTCTGTTTAAATATACCTATTAGTATAATTATTAAACTTAATAAATCAAATATATTAAAACTATCTTTACTTAAAAAATTTTTCCTCATATTCCAACCAACTTTTTATTTCATATTAACTTCCATTGTGCTTTAAATTCATCTACTAAGCATTTTGAAATACTTTTTATTTTGCATTTGTTTTCTAAACCCATTATTAATCTCCCCTTTATATTTGATCTACACTTATAGCACAATCTATTGTCTTTATTTTATTATATGATACTTCTCTTTAAATAGAATGTAAATAACTTTTCCTTCGTAATATATAACAATTGCAAACTTTAATTATATTATCATAATAAATCACAACGTTTTTAAACATAGCCAATAATTAAAATAAAAAGATAGCTACATAAGCTTTTTATTTTAATTATCAAAAGTAACTACCTTTTTATTAAAAATACATCTACATTAATTATTATCCTTTAACAAAATCCTATCATCTTCAGTGATCGGTCTTAAAACCTTGCAAGGATTACCAACAGCTATAACACCTGGTGGAATATCTTTTGTAACTACACTACCTGCTCCTATCACACTACCTTGACCTATTGTTACACCTCCACAAACAGTGCAGTTTGCACCTAACCATACATCTTTTTCCAATGTAATTGGCTTAGAAGTTCCAACCCCCATACCACGTTCTTTTGCATCAATAGCATGACCCGCACAAGCTAAACAAGTTCCAGGTCCAATAAAAGCATTTTCACCGATATATATTGGTGATGTATCAAGCATAACACAGTTATAATTTATAAAAACTAAGCCCTCGGTATGAATATTAAATCCATAATCACATCTAAACATTGGCTCAATAAAAGTCAATGTACTACAAGTTCCTAATAATTCTTGCAAAATCTCACTACGTCTTTTATCATCGTCTGGTCTTGAGTTATTAAATTCCCATAGTAAATTTTTTGCTTTTGCTTTTAGTGTCTCATCTATTTCTTCATATTTAGATATATATGGTTTATTGCTAGTCATCATTTCTTTGATTGTCATTATTGTTTCTCCTTTTATTTATTTTTATATTATATTTAAACAATGCTTAAGTAATTTCCTTTTAGCATTCAAATATTTTATAATTAACAAGAAATTATATAAGTATTTTTCTAGGATATATTAAATTTTAGACATGCATGTAAAGAATTTGATTCACCTAAAAAAATAAGTTTATAAGACTTAGAAGTAAATACTATTATATTTATAGAAGTTTTTTAGTTGCTAAATTAAGTAACACATCTTTAAATTTATAATTTGTAAATTTTTTCAAAAAACTATTGACGAAAATAGATAAATTTACTAAAATAATATTTGTAACGGAGAGGTGTCCGAGTGGTTTAAGGAGCTGGTCTTGAAAACCAGTGATGCGGAAACGCACCGTGGGTTCGAATCCCACCCTCTCCGCCATATATGGGAATATGGCTCAGTTGGTAGAGCAATTGACTGTTAATCAATGGGTCACAGGTTCGAGTCCTGTTATTCCCGCCAGTAAAAAACTCTTAGTTTAGGCTAAGAGTTTTTTTGTATATAAAACTATTGTATAATAAAATTTCATCATGAAGATATTCTTTAAATAAATGTAATATCAATATTTCTAAAATCGTAAAATGAGTAAAACATTTTTTATTTTAATAAATATATAAATACACCTCTTAATAACTATTTTGTCTTGAGGTGTATTTATATTTAATCTATTGTTGCATATTCATTTTTTAAAACATATTTTTTAATAACTTCTATTACTCCATTTTCATTATTAGTAAAATCTGTTTCAAAATTTGAAACTTCTTTAATTTTTTCATGACCGTTTTTCATAGCATAGCTATAGTATGCATTTTCCATCATTTCCAAGTCATTTAAGAAATCCCCAAATACCATAGTTTCTTTTTTATCAATATTAAATTTCTTTTGAATTATATCTATCGCAGTTCCTTTGTTAGTACTACTATTATATATATCTAACCAATTAGTCCCAGATGGTCTTACTACTATACCAGCTAAATTAAACTTAGCATACTCTTTATAACTGTTAGTTTCAGTATTAACTAAATCATATATATTTACCTTAAATATTAAGTCTTTAACATTATTTAAATTATCTACCACTATTACGCTATCTTCATTTAGACACATATTTCTAATATCATTTGCAATACTTTCATCCTCTATGTAAAAACCTCTATCCCCAGATAAAGTCACATAAGAATTTGAAATGTTTCTACCTATACTTATAAGATTATCTACTGTGTCTTTGTCTAAAGTATTACAATAAATACATTCATCTCTATAATAAACACTCGAACCATTGTCACAAATAAATATTATATCATTTTTATATTTTTCAAATCGATGAACTGTTTCTCTATAATTTCTACCACTTGCAATTGCAAATTTAATATTTTTTAAATTTAGTTCTTCTATAATACTTCCAAACTCTTTTGGAATATTTCCATTATTGTCTAGTAATGTTCCATCTAAATCTGATGCAATCAATTTAATCATAATTATATCCACCCCCATAGTTTTATTTATATTAAACCTTAGCTATAACATGCATTAAAAAATATTATTTATTATTTTCTATAAAGCTTTTAACTCTATCTAAGCTTCTTGTTGCAGTTTTTTTATACTTAAAGCTACTAAGCACCTTATTTTTATAAGTAGCAGTTGATAATCTTTCATCTAAAATACATATTACACACTTATCATCAACACTTCTTACTCCCCTACCCACTGCCTGTTTTAATGTTATTATCATTTGTGGAAGCATGAACCTAGCAAAATAGTTTGGTCTCATTTTTAACTTTTGATTAACTGGATCTCCTGGTGATGTAAAAGGCAATTTATCTATAACTATACATCTAAGTGATTGCCCTGGTATATCTATGCCTGTAAAAAATGATTTAGTAGCAAGTAATGTACTATGATAATCTTCTTTAAATAATTCTGTAAGCTTATTCCTTCCCATATCCCCTTGTGCATAAATTTTATGTCCTATCTGTTTTTTTAGTAGTTCTCTTTTACATATGCTTAAATTTCTATTAGAGGTAAATAAACAAAGCACTCCTCCATCTGTAGCCTTTATTATTTTTTCTATTTGATTAGTCATAGTAACTTCAAAGTTTTCATCATTTCCTGGCACTGCATCCTTTGGAAGATACCATAATTCTTGATTTGTTAAATCAAAAGGTGATTTCCCCATAAACTCTACTACTTTATCTTTATCTATTAAGTTAAACCCTAAGTTGTTTTTTAAGTATTCAAAATTACCATCAACGCTTATAGTAGCTGAAGTTAATATACACGTTTTCTCAACACCGTCTTCCTCTTTTTCTAAGAAATATCTTTTAAAGGTTTGCGATACATCTATATTTTTTTTACCAAGTACTACTACACCTTTTTCTATCTCAACCCATATTACTATATTTTTATCCTGTAATATATCATCTACTCTATGAATCATTTCTACCATGTTTTCTATAGTAGTTATAAGGTTTTTTGTTACTACTATAGCTGATTTAAAATCTTCATTTCCATCATCGTCTTTTGGTACATCATCATTATTTTGGTTTTGACCTTCTATATCTAGTACTTGTTCTATATTAAGTTTTGCTTTTTTCAATCTTCTAATAGTATCATTTAGCATAAATACTAGATTTTCACTATCAGGTAAATCTTTTTGACTATCTATTATTTTAGCTCTTAAGTATATAGTTTTTTCATATCTTTCTTCTATACCTTTGAAAAACTCCTTAGCATAATTTGATAGTTTTTCTGTATTTTCAATCCCTAATATTTCATTTTTACGACCTAATTTGTTTTCTATTTCTTTTATCTTCTTTTCTATATACTCTACAGTACCTATACTTACTTGACTTGCATTAAACTCTCTAAGTATATCTTCTGCTTCATGAGCTTCATCAAAAACTATAAGTGATGCATCATTAAACACTGAGCTATTAGCATTCATACAACTAAATAACATATGATAATTCGTAACTACCACTTTTGCTTGTTGTGCTTTTTTTCTATGTAGAGTATAAAAGCATTTGTCTTTGTATGGACAGAAATTTGACTTACACTCTACACTGTCTACTGTAGTTAGTTTTCTCATTTCATTACTTAATAAAAAGTCGCTTTTTGTTAAGTCTCCATCTTCTGTTTTTTGATAATAACTCCATAACCTATCCATTTCATTTTTATTAGTTAAAGTTTGTTTTGCAAAGAAGTCTTCATCTTCTAACTTTTCCATACATAAAAAGTTACCAATTCCTTTTAATACTGCTGGTTTTATATTATTTGAAACTTTCTTATTTGGATATAATTCATCAAAAACATCTAGTACAAAAGGCAAATCCTTGTTATATAACTGTTCTTGAAGAGATATATTTGAAGTAACTAAAACTATCCTTCCGTCATAGTCAGTTTCTATTAAATTCTTTATACTAGGTATTAAGTAAGATATAGATTTACCAAACCCGCAAGGCCCTTCTAATATAAAGTGATTTTTATCTTTTATAGCTTTTTCAAGTAATATTGCTGCTTTTATTTGGGATACTCTTTTTTTATAGTTTTTATTTTTCTTTTTTAATATTCCGTTGTCTTTAAATATTTCCTTTATGTCCATAGTTATTACCTCGTTATATTATTTATCCTTTTATTATACCATATATAATTAATTTATCTTCTTCTACTTAACATATACTATCAATAAAAATTAATACTTATTTTTACATAACATATTTGAGTTTAATGGATAAATTAGCCTCTCTTTCTTATTTAAATTATTCTAAATTAAGCTAATTTTTATATTACTCTATTATTCAATTATTATAAAAAATTCGCTTCGCTCGAGCGACGTGTCGGCGAAACACTTCATGTCGCCAACGACTTCGTCCGTTGCTTGAGCCACTGCGTGGGCGAAGTATTTCAAAATCTTTTTTACGCTCAAAACCAATCTATTGATATTACTTACATTCAGAATTTATCCACATTTTTTTAAGTATTATAATATCCTTAAGCGTAAAAAATAAGTACTCTATCCTTTATTTTGTAGGATTAAGTACTTATTTTTCAAGTTTTGAATTTAAATGTAATAAATAATATACCATTATTTTATTTATTTATCTTAACAACTTTACCAGGTATACCAACTACAGTAGCTCCTTTAGGAACATCATTAATAACTACAGAATTAGATCCTATTTTAGAATTTGAACCTATATTTATATTACCTAATACCTTCGCTCCAGCTCCAATTACAACATTATCACCTACAGTTGGATGTCTTTTTCTTCCTTTATCTTTACCTGTCCCGCCTAATGTTGTTCCATGATATATGGTTACCCTGTTACCAATTTGTGCAGTTTCACCTATAACAACACCCATACCATGGTCAATTAATATTCCTGCTCCAAGAGTTGCACCTGGATGTATCTCTATACCTGTAAAAAACCTCGCTAGTTGGGAAATTAATCTTGCTAAAAAAAATAATTTTTTCTTATACAAAAAATGTGAAAACATGTGTGCTAATCTAGCGTGTATCGATGGATATAACAAAAATACTTCTAACTTTGTTCTAGCTGCCGGATCATTTTCCATTATATATTCTATATCTTTTTTAATTTTATAAAACATTTAAATCGACCCTTTTTTATAAAAATTTACTTTCTTCATTATATAAGCTATATTATATTTAAAATATTCCCATAGACATATATTTGTCTATTCCATCTGGTGCTACTGTAACTATCTTTTTATCAGGATACATTTTACATAATTTTAATGCAGCATATACATTGGCTCCTGATGATATTCCAACTAATATCCCTTCCTTTTCAGCCATCATCCTAACCCCTTCATAACTTTCTTCATCAGTTATTGTCATAACTTCATCTACAACATTTGCGTTGTAGTTTTTAGGTATAAATCCAGCTCCTATACCTTGTATCTTATGAGACCCTTTTTTATTTTTAGATATAACTGGTGAACCTTCAGGTTCAACTGCAACTATTTTTATATTTTGATTTTGTTCTTTAAGATATTTACCTACTCCACTTATAGTTCCACCTGTTCCAACACCACATACAAATATATCTACATCCTTAACTTGATTAAATATTTCTGCACCTGTTGTTTCATAATGTGCAAAAGGGTTATATTCATTGTCAAATTGTCTTAAGCTTCTATAATTTGAATTTTCACTTAAAAGTTTATTCATCATTTCTATAGAGCCTTTCATCCCTAAGGACCCATCTGTTAGTATAAGTTCTGCACCATAGGCTTTCATAAGAGTTCTTCTTTCTACGCTCATAGTTTCTGGCATTACTATAATCACTTTGTAGCCTTTTAAACTTCCTATCATAGATAAAGCTATACCTGTATTCCCACTAGTTGCTTCTACTAATACGTCTCCTTTTTTTAATAATCCACTTTCCTCAAGATTTTCTATCATATAATAAACTGCTCTATCTTTTATACTCCCTGCTGGATTATACTTTTCTAACTTTACATATATATTTCCTCTTCCTATATTATATAAATTAACCATAGGAGTGTTTCCAATCACATCTAATATATTTTTATTCATCATACTAACCCCCTACCACTTTATTTACTCCATCCATACATTTACGGTATTTTCATATTATTTTAATATAAATTTATGCCTATTATATTTATAGATATTCAATTTATGGAAAGTATAATATAATTTTTAATATAAAATTTAAAATTATTTAATTTAAAGTGTATAATATTTAAAATCCAGTCAATAATTTAAATATAATCCTCATTAATATTACTCGTAATATACTCATTAATTTTTATTTTTTATACTCCACAATAAAAGACAGGTTTTTAACCTGTCTTTTTTACCATGTATTTAATTTTTTAATTACATATTGTATATAAATATCTTAAAAACTACTTCTTTTCTTAACTTGTATTAGTTACACTTTTAAATCAATATAGTAAATATATAGTACCTGCTATCATTTTATAAAATTTTTAAATAAATGTATAAAATCTATATATTTGGATATAATCTAAGTACATCCTTATTATATTACTCATACTCATTTAATAAAATTTTTCATATTCTATAAAAAAGACAGAAATCGGATCTGTCTTTTTTATATTTTATCTCTTAATTTTTTACTAAATACCAATTTATTTTTAGAGAATGTACTCTTTTTATGTTTTTTTATAATAATAGTCCATAATATAATTGATATTATAATATTTATAGGATTACAAAGCAGATATACATTGGATATACTTATTTCCATAGTAGAAGATGCTATAATTATAAAATTCCATAAAGTATGAAAAATAGCCAAAGGCAATATATTATTTAATATAATAGCTAGTGGTACAAAAGAAAATCCTAAACTACTTACAATCATTGCACTTATTAAAGGTATTTTTCCCTTTAATGTATTTAGTAACATACCTCTAAACATTATCTCTTCTGAAAAACCTGCCATTACAGTTCCTATGAATATAAGAATTATACTTATTAAAGTTGTACTATTAAAGTATGATATGTTTTTTAAAATTCCTTCTATAAATTTATATAACATAGGCGTTAATATAAGTATATATGGTACAAACCATACTAACTTGTCTTTATTTATCTTTGAAAATCCTATATTCTCTAATTTATAGAATTTTTTTATAATATAAGCTAAATATCCTGATGATATAAGTTGAATTACAAAATTACTTATTAATTGAGTCAAATTATTATCACTTATTCTAATAAAACTACTCATTATTATCGTTCCAATTATCATTATAAGTTCATAAACTATTA
The Romboutsia ilealis genome window above contains:
- a CDS encoding CPBP family intramembrane glutamic endopeptidase — its product is MEDVKISIRSIIVYELIMIIGTIIMSSFIRISDNNLTQLISNFVIQLISSGYLAYIIKKFYKLENIGFSKINKDKLVWFVPYILILTPMLYKFIEGILKNISYFNSTTLISIILIFIGTVMAGFSEEIMFRGMLLNTLKGKIPLISAMIVSSLGFSFVPLAIILNNILPLAIFHTLWNFIIIASSTMEISISNVYLLCNPINIIISIILWTIIIKKHKKSTFSKNKLVFSKKLRDKI
- a CDS encoding HAD family hydrolase; amino-acid sequence: MIKLIASDLDGTLLDNNGNIPKEFGSIIEELNLKNIKFAIASGRNYRETVHRFEKYKNDIIFICDNGSSVYYRDECIYCNTLDKDTVDNLISIGRNISNSYVTLSGDRGFYIEDESIANDIRNMCLNEDSVIVVDNLNNVKDLIFKVNIYDLVNTETNSYKEYAKFNLAGIVVRPSGTNWLDIYNSSTNKGTAIDIIQKKFNIDKKETMVFGDFLNDLEMMENAYYSYAMKNGHEKIKEVSNFETDFTNNENGVIEVIKKYVLKNEYATID
- the cysK gene encoding cysteine synthase A, with the translated sequence MMNKNILDVIGNTPMVNLYNIGRGNIYVKLEKYNPAGSIKDRAVYYMIENLEESGLLKKGDVLVEATSGNTGIALSMIGSLKGYKVIIVMPETMSVERRTLMKAYGAELILTDGSLGMKGSIEMMNKLLSENSNYRSLRQFDNEYNPFAHYETTGAEIFNQVKDVDIFVCGVGTGGTISGVGKYLKEQNQNIKIVAVEPEGSPVISKNKKGSHKIQGIGAGFIPKNYNANVVDEVMTITDEESYEGVRMMAEKEGILVGISSGANVYAALKLCKMYPDKKIVTVAPDGIDKYMSMGIF
- a CDS encoding ATP-dependent DNA helicase, which gives rise to MDIKEIFKDNGILKKKNKNYKKRVSQIKAAILLEKAIKDKNHFILEGPCGFGKSISYLIPSIKNLIETDYDGRIVLVTSNISLQEQLYNKDLPFVLDVFDELYPNKKVSNNIKPAVLKGIGNFLCMEKLEDEDFFAKQTLTNKNEMDRLWSYYQKTEDGDLTKSDFLLSNEMRKLTTVDSVECKSNFCPYKDKCFYTLHRKKAQQAKVVVTNYHMLFSCMNANSSVFNDASLIVFDEAHEAEDILREFNASQVSIGTVEYIEKKIKEIENKLGRKNEILGIENTEKLSNYAKEFFKGIEERYEKTIYLRAKIIDSQKDLPDSENLVFMLNDTIRRLKKAKLNIEQVLDIEGQNQNNDDVPKDDDGNEDFKSAIVVTKNLITTIENMVEMIHRVDDILQDKNIVIWVEIEKGVVVLGKKNIDVSQTFKRYFLEKEEDGVEKTCILTSATISVDGNFEYLKNNLGFNLIDKDKVVEFMGKSPFDLTNQELWYLPKDAVPGNDENFEVTMTNQIEKIIKATDGGVLCLFTSNRNLSICKRELLKKQIGHKIYAQGDMGRNKLTELFKEDYHSTLLATKSFFTGIDIPGQSLRCIVIDKLPFTSPGDPVNQKLKMRPNYFARFMLPQMIITLKQAVGRGVRSVDDKCVICILDERLSTATYKNKVLSSFKYKKTATRSLDRVKSFIENNK
- the epsC gene encoding serine O-acetyltransferase EpsC; its protein translation is MFYKIKKDIEYIMENDPAARTKLEVFLLYPSIHARLAHMFSHFLYKKKLFFLARLISQLARFFTGIEIHPGATLGAGILIDHGMGVVIGETAQIGNRVTIYHGTTLGGTGKDKGRKRHPTVGDNVVIGAGAKVLGNINIGSNSKIGSNSVVINDVPKGATVVGIPGKVVKINK
- a CDS encoding sugar O-acetyltransferase, translated to MTIKEMMTSNKPYISKYEEIDETLKAKAKNLLWEFNNSRPDDDKRRSEILQELLGTCSTLTFIEPMFRCDYGFNIHTEGLVFINYNCVMLDTSPIYIGENAFIGPGTCLACAGHAIDAKERGMGVGTSKPITLEKDVWLGANCTVCGGVTIGQGSVIGAGSVVTKDIPPGVIAVGNPCKVLRPITEDDRILLKDNN